One Rhododendron vialii isolate Sample 1 chromosome 2a, ASM3025357v1 genomic region harbors:
- the LOC131316089 gene encoding uncharacterized protein LOC131316089, whose translation MDYAVYQRERSAGPLRVREFREVRSQARGAAEERRAITVRQSSDESLVRRGPSGLVRGGPSELTWQIAVVDSQGNPAELHLVPAKVEPTPITVPVPNEWVNEAVRRMLALENVIR comes from the exons atggactatgcagtttaccagagagagcgctcggcggggccgctgagagtgcgagagttcagggaggttcGAAGTCAGGCCcgcggagctgctgaggagaggagagccatcACTGTGAGGCAGAGCAGTGATGAGAGTCTCGTGAGACGGGGTCCGAGCGGActtgtgagaggtgggccatcAGAATTGACGTGGCAGATAGCAGTGGtggactctcagggcaatccggctGAGCTACACCTAGTCCCTGCCAAAGTTGAGCCAACGCCCATCActgtgccg gtgcccaatgagtgggtgAATGAGGCTGTTCGGCGCATGCTcgcactggagaacgtgataaggtga